The following proteins are co-located in the Synechococcus sp. PROS-U-1 genome:
- a CDS encoding AarF/ABC1/UbiB kinase family protein has protein sequence MRYDPGRDLGWLLLRPWVAIPRLVQVLWSLAGLVLVLLLRGGSSDPAVQQGLARRILNTLTGLGPCFIKLGQALSTRPDLVRRDWLEELTRLQDDLPAFPHATALECIREELGAPADELFAEFPDKPIAAASLGQVYKARLQGQHWVAVKVQRPNLTFILRRDLVLIRALGVMTAPLLPLNLGFGLGGIIDEFGRSLFEEIDYGLEAANAERFSGLFAENDAVYVPKVERMLSSTRVLTTTWIDGAKMRDSDELRSQQLDPTALIRTGVICGLQQLLEFGYFHADPHPGNLFAMPGRTGDLGHVGYVDFGMMDSISDSDRLTLTGAVVHLINRDFCGLAQDFQSLGFLSPTADLTPIIPALEEVLGGSLGDSVGSFNFKAITDRFSELMFDYPFRVPARFALIIRAVVSQEGLALRLDPDFKIIAIAYPYVARRLLAGDTSEMREKLLEVIFDESGRLRLDRLESLLAVVGQDAPAPGKELIPVAGAGLRLLFSRDGADLRRRLLMTLIRDDRLHTDDVRALVGLLGRTFGPGRLAGGLLQRLNPLAAA, from the coding sequence ATGCGTTACGACCCCGGGCGGGATCTGGGCTGGTTGCTACTGCGTCCCTGGGTCGCCATCCCGCGTCTGGTGCAGGTGCTCTGGTCCCTTGCGGGCCTGGTTTTGGTGTTGCTGCTGCGCGGAGGCAGCAGCGACCCCGCCGTCCAGCAGGGTCTGGCACGACGCATTCTCAACACCCTCACTGGGCTGGGGCCTTGTTTCATCAAACTGGGGCAGGCTCTCTCCACCCGACCAGACCTGGTGCGTCGGGATTGGCTGGAGGAATTGACGCGTCTGCAGGACGACCTGCCGGCCTTTCCCCATGCCACTGCCCTGGAATGCATTCGTGAGGAGCTCGGTGCTCCCGCCGATGAGTTGTTTGCGGAGTTTCCCGACAAGCCGATCGCAGCCGCCAGCCTCGGGCAGGTCTACAAAGCCCGCTTGCAGGGCCAGCACTGGGTTGCGGTCAAGGTGCAGCGACCCAACCTCACCTTCATCCTGCGGCGGGATCTGGTGCTGATCCGCGCGCTCGGTGTCATGACGGCTCCACTCCTGCCGCTCAATCTCGGCTTCGGCCTCGGCGGAATCATCGATGAGTTTGGCCGCAGCTTGTTTGAGGAGATCGATTACGGCCTGGAAGCGGCCAACGCCGAGAGGTTTTCTGGCCTTTTCGCTGAGAACGATGCCGTTTATGTCCCGAAGGTGGAGCGGATGCTCAGCTCCACCAGGGTCTTGACCACCACCTGGATCGATGGCGCCAAAATGCGCGACAGCGACGAGCTGCGTTCACAGCAACTTGATCCAACAGCGTTGATCCGCACGGGTGTGATCTGCGGCCTTCAGCAATTGCTGGAGTTTGGCTACTTCCACGCTGACCCCCACCCCGGCAATCTTTTCGCAATGCCTGGTCGTACTGGGGATCTCGGCCATGTGGGCTATGTCGACTTCGGCATGATGGACTCCATCAGCGACAGCGACCGTCTCACCTTGACGGGTGCAGTGGTGCATCTGATCAACCGTGATTTCTGCGGTTTGGCTCAGGATTTCCAATCCCTTGGTTTTCTCAGCCCCACCGCTGATCTCACCCCGATCATTCCTGCGCTGGAGGAAGTGCTCGGAGGCAGCCTTGGCGATTCGGTTGGTTCGTTCAACTTCAAGGCGATCACCGATCGATTCTCAGAGTTGATGTTCGATTACCCCTTCCGGGTGCCGGCCCGCTTCGCGTTGATCATCCGTGCGGTCGTCAGCCAGGAAGGACTGGCTTTGCGGCTCGATCCCGACTTCAAGATCATTGCCATCGCCTATCCCTATGTGGCCCGTCGACTGCTCGCGGGAGACACCAGCGAGATGCGCGAGAAGCTGCTTGAGGTGATTTTTGATGAGTCAGGTCGCTTGCGCTTGGATCGGCTGGAAAGCCTTCTAGCGGTGGTCGGCCAGGACGCACCCGCCCCTGGCAAGGAGCTGATTCCTGTCGCCGGTGCCGGCTTACGGCTGCTGTTCAGCCGCGATGGTGCCGACCTGCGCCGGCGTCTGCTGATGACGTTGATCCGTGACGACCGACTGCACACCGACGACGTTCGTGCCCTGGTTGGTCTGCTTGGGCGAACCTTCGGCCCCGGGCGGTTGGCCGGTGGTCTGCTTCAACGCCTCAACCCCCTGGCGGCAGCGTGA
- a CDS encoding aminotransferase class I/II-fold pyridoxal phosphate-dependent enzyme — protein MALLPQLTRRLGEPLFLPAHGRGAALPEGLRQLLRRRAGIWDLPELPGLGGPLEPDGAIAESQRCAAAQMGVARCWYGVNGATGLLQAALLAMVRPGERVLLPRNVHRSLIQACVLGDLQPVLFDLPFQSDRGQPAPVDSVWIERVLEALPSDGAPIRAAVLVHPTYQGYANDPTEVIQHLQQRGCCVLVDEAHGCHFAAGVNHPLPPSALRCGADLVVHSLQKSAAALAQTAVLWLQGERLDPARVERSLGLLQTTSPSALLLASCEEALQHWQRRKGRQELLQRLEDAEELAGVLHKYGVPLLHNQDPLRLILHTGQAGITGLDADTWFMPRGLVGELPEPATLTFCLGLARHRGLGRQMKQHWKELLRAYPDRDPLPPFEAPPLPLVTTTEHSPAKAWHAEHQRVALNKAGGCVAAELLCPYPPGIPLLVPGERLDRNRQAWLERQRLFWGDQIPDSLCVVSGG, from the coding sequence ATGGCGCTTCTGCCCCAGCTCACCCGTCGGCTCGGTGAGCCTCTCTTTCTGCCGGCCCATGGCCGGGGGGCCGCGCTTCCTGAAGGGCTGCGTCAGTTGCTGCGACGCCGCGCTGGCATCTGGGACCTACCGGAACTACCCGGCCTCGGCGGTCCGCTGGAACCAGATGGTGCCATCGCCGAAAGCCAACGCTGCGCCGCGGCTCAGATGGGTGTGGCGCGCTGCTGGTACGGGGTGAACGGGGCCACGGGATTGCTTCAGGCCGCTCTTCTGGCGATGGTCAGGCCAGGGGAGCGGGTGCTGCTTCCTCGCAACGTCCATCGCAGCCTGATTCAGGCTTGCGTTCTTGGGGATCTGCAGCCGGTGCTGTTCGATCTTCCGTTTCAGAGTGACCGGGGGCAGCCTGCGCCGGTGGATTCCGTCTGGATTGAACGGGTGCTGGAGGCACTGCCGTCCGATGGAGCACCCATCCGCGCTGCGGTTCTGGTGCATCCCACGTATCAGGGTTATGCCAACGACCCCACAGAGGTGATCCAGCATCTGCAGCAGCGGGGCTGTTGCGTGCTGGTGGATGAAGCCCACGGCTGTCATTTCGCCGCAGGGGTGAACCATCCCTTGCCCCCCAGCGCTTTGCGCTGCGGCGCTGACCTCGTGGTGCATTCGCTGCAGAAATCAGCCGCAGCCCTGGCGCAAACGGCGGTGCTCTGGCTGCAGGGGGAGCGTCTGGATCCCGCGCGTGTGGAACGCAGCCTGGGCCTGCTGCAAACAACAAGCCCCAGTGCGCTGCTGCTGGCCTCCTGTGAAGAAGCCCTTCAACACTGGCAGCGGCGCAAGGGGCGCCAAGAACTGCTGCAGCGTCTTGAAGACGCAGAAGAGCTCGCCGGCGTCTTGCACAAGTACGGAGTGCCCCTGCTGCACAACCAGGACCCGCTGCGCCTAATCCTGCACACGGGGCAGGCGGGCATCACCGGCCTGGATGCCGACACCTGGTTCATGCCCAGAGGACTCGTGGGCGAACTGCCAGAACCAGCAACCCTGACCTTCTGCCTGGGGCTGGCCCGGCACCGAGGGCTGGGGCGCCAGATGAAGCAGCACTGGAAGGAGCTCCTGCGTGCATACCCCGACCGCGATCCACTGCCACCGTTTGAGGCACCGCCGCTTCCGCTGGTCACCACCACGGAGCACTCACCTGCCAAGGCTTGGCATGCAGAGCATCAGCGCGTGGCATTGAACAAAGCGGGCGGCTGCGTAGCGGCGGAATTGCTGTGTCCTTACCCCCCGGGCATCCCACTGCTCGTCCCCGGTGAGCGACTGGATCGCAACAGGCAAGCCTGGCTCGAACGCCAGCGGCTGTTCTGGGGTGACCAGATCCCCGACAGTCTTTGTGTGGTTAGTGGGGGGTGA
- a CDS encoding septal ring lytic transglycosylase RlpA family protein, translating to MKPLTWLVLMLLIGPSVGASPNGEEFMIEDIDQITEIKVVEPTTNIIKIKKVKPVRPLPLPPPSPVATKTAKQSKLIQVVQGAASWYGPGFYGRTTANGERFRKGTLTAAHRTLPFGTRVRVTNLSNGRSVVVRINDRGPFKYHRVIDLAHGAASQLKMMQAGEVPVKLEILKSSP from the coding sequence ATGAAACCTCTGACCTGGCTGGTGCTGATGTTGCTGATCGGCCCCTCCGTTGGGGCCAGCCCCAATGGTGAGGAATTCATGATCGAGGACATCGATCAGATCACCGAGATCAAGGTGGTCGAGCCGACCACCAACATCATCAAGATCAAGAAAGTCAAACCGGTCAGGCCGTTGCCACTGCCTCCTCCCAGCCCTGTGGCGACCAAAACCGCCAAACAGAGCAAGCTGATCCAAGTGGTTCAGGGAGCCGCGAGCTGGTATGGGCCGGGGTTCTACGGCCGAACAACAGCGAACGGTGAGCGCTTCCGAAAGGGCACGTTGACGGCTGCCCATCGGACACTCCCGTTCGGAACCCGAGTGCGCGTCACCAATCTGAGCAATGGCCGCAGCGTTGTGGTGCGGATCAATGACCGTGGACCGTTCAAGTACCACCGGGTGATCGATCTCGCCCATGGCGCCGCATCACAGCTCAAGATGATGCAAGCGGGGGAAGTGCCGGTCAAGCTCGAGATTCTCAAGTCATCGCCCTGA
- a CDS encoding phosphatidate cytidylyltransferase — translation MKPPISVIREVVFDQSQAPAARAVLRKRLISGLGVGGFGLLVVSLGGWWFTAALGGMVHLGLLEFFRMAQFKGIRPATKTTLVACQLLLFTTQWTMQGGLPEAVASAVLPLSGAAICGWLLLQPVTGSIADIAASIFGLFYLGFLPSHWLSLRGLEDGLAITLSACLMIVATDIGSWAVGRRYGQRPLSPISPRKTIEGAIGGFLSAMLVGLICGQLMGWPLHGLPGLLLGALIALFALVGDLTESMMKRDAGVKDSGDVLPGHGGILDRIDSYLFTPAVVYYAIALCQPLLAQ, via the coding sequence ATGAAGCCTCCAATCAGCGTGATCCGTGAGGTTGTCTTTGATCAGAGCCAAGCGCCAGCGGCCCGTGCAGTGCTGCGCAAGCGGCTGATCAGTGGCTTGGGTGTCGGCGGTTTTGGCCTGCTGGTGGTGAGTTTGGGGGGATGGTGGTTTACCGCTGCGCTGGGGGGGATGGTGCACCTCGGCCTCCTGGAGTTCTTCCGGATGGCCCAGTTCAAGGGGATCCGCCCCGCCACCAAAACAACCTTGGTGGCCTGTCAACTGCTGCTGTTCACCACCCAATGGACGATGCAGGGGGGGCTACCAGAAGCCGTAGCCTCCGCCGTTCTGCCTTTGTCAGGAGCAGCCATCTGCGGCTGGCTACTGCTGCAACCGGTCACGGGCTCCATCGCTGACATCGCAGCATCAATTTTCGGTTTGTTTTACCTGGGGTTTCTGCCCAGTCACTGGTTGAGTCTGCGTGGTCTTGAGGACGGTCTGGCCATCACCCTGTCGGCCTGCCTGATGATCGTGGCCACCGACATCGGCTCCTGGGCCGTCGGACGGCGTTACGGCCAGCGGCCACTTTCTCCAATCTCCCCCAGGAAAACCATCGAAGGCGCCATTGGCGGCTTCCTCTCAGCGATGTTGGTGGGCCTGATCTGCGGCCAACTGATGGGCTGGCCCTTGCATGGCCTGCCGGGCCTGCTGCTGGGCGCATTGATCGCACTGTTCGCGTTGGTGGGAGACCTGACGGAATCAATGATGAAACGCGATGCTGGCGTGAAGGATTCCGGTGACGTTCTGCCCGGCCATGGCGGGATCCTGGACCGCATCGACAGCTATCTGTTCACCCCCGCGGTGGTTTATTACGCCATCGCCCTCTGCCAGCCTCTACTGGCGCAATAG
- a CDS encoding LmeA family phospholipid-binding protein codes for MADPLLNVLAGALRLWIRSRCDSLGSLELKLIGSSWSLLRGRLDGVSLNARDVCFQGLPLQSVYLCSGPIAVDMKLLSPGQMLALQQPFQVEGEVSFNGRQLNKALLAEPWRWLGDWMAEQLMGLSPLGALSIDTDLIELQVAVAAHQDPARRRFRLNAEQGTLCFRPETADQPRTLLPMDPAIRIEHAQLTGGQLALKGHASVTP; via the coding sequence GTGGCTGACCCTCTTCTCAATGTCTTGGCCGGGGCTCTTCGGCTCTGGATTCGCAGCCGCTGCGACAGCCTCGGCAGTCTCGAACTCAAGCTGATCGGATCCAGCTGGTCCCTATTGCGGGGACGTCTGGACGGCGTGTCCCTGAATGCCCGGGACGTTTGTTTTCAGGGGCTGCCTCTGCAGAGCGTTTACTTGTGTAGCGGTCCGATTGCGGTGGACATGAAGCTGCTGAGTCCGGGCCAGATGTTGGCGTTGCAGCAGCCCTTTCAGGTGGAGGGAGAGGTCAGCTTCAACGGCCGTCAGCTGAATAAGGCTTTGCTTGCCGAGCCCTGGCGTTGGCTCGGTGACTGGATGGCCGAGCAGTTGATGGGTCTCAGCCCGTTAGGGGCCCTGAGCATCGACACGGATCTGATCGAGTTGCAGGTGGCCGTCGCTGCCCATCAAGATCCCGCCCGGCGTCGGTTCCGCCTCAATGCCGAGCAGGGCACCTTGTGTTTCAGGCCCGAGACGGCAGATCAACCCCGCACCCTGCTGCCGATGGACCCTGCTATTCGGATCGAGCATGCCCAGCTCACTGGTGGCCAGCTGGCCCTCAAAGGGCATGCCAGCGTCACGCCCTAA
- a CDS encoding alpha/beta fold hydrolase has protein sequence MKTLLDQLRPALLDPQAQSLAAQVQWWDLPSLGLDDPFPVAVLGQGTPLLLLHGFDSSFLEYRRLAPLLADRFQLFIPDLFGFGFSPRPLGMEYGPEPVLRHLDAVLERLPSEAPLGLIGASMGGSVAVELARRHPQRVGSLVLLAPAGLTGRPMPVPPLLDRFGAWFLARPGVRRGLCRQAFADPDADVGAPEEQIASLHLQCPGWSEALAAFARSGGFAGCGDPLPTQSLHVIWGANDRILRTPQKQALQALLDQPVETFPACGHLPHIDQPHVVAERCHSLLACG, from the coding sequence TTGAAGACGCTCCTGGATCAACTGCGCCCGGCTCTGCTTGACCCGCAGGCCCAATCTCTGGCCGCCCAAGTCCAATGGTGGGATTTGCCCAGCCTGGGCCTTGATGATCCGTTCCCAGTGGCGGTACTTGGTCAGGGAACCCCGTTGCTGCTGCTGCATGGTTTCGACAGCAGTTTTCTTGAATACCGACGCTTGGCTCCGCTTCTGGCGGATCGTTTTCAACTGTTCATCCCCGACCTGTTCGGATTCGGATTCTCCCCGCGTCCCTTGGGGATGGAGTACGGACCGGAACCGGTCCTACGTCATCTCGATGCAGTGCTGGAGAGGCTCCCGTCTGAGGCTCCGCTGGGGTTGATTGGTGCATCGATGGGCGGCTCCGTCGCGGTGGAACTCGCCCGGCGCCACCCTCAGCGGGTGGGTTCTCTTGTGCTGCTGGCACCAGCGGGCCTGACGGGGCGTCCGATGCCTGTGCCTCCCCTTTTGGATCGTTTCGGTGCCTGGTTCCTGGCTCGTCCTGGGGTGCGACGGGGTTTGTGTCGCCAGGCCTTCGCGGATCCCGATGCCGATGTGGGAGCGCCAGAAGAGCAGATCGCTTCGTTGCATCTGCAATGCCCGGGCTGGTCTGAAGCGTTGGCGGCCTTTGCCCGTAGCGGTGGTTTCGCCGGATGTGGAGACCCCCTGCCAACCCAGTCACTGCATGTGATCTGGGGAGCGAACGACCGTATTTTGCGCACTCCGCAGAAACAGGCGCTGCAGGCGCTGCTGGATCAGCCGGTGGAAACCTTCCCCGCCTGCGGTCACCTCCCCCACATCGATCAGCCCCACGTGGTGGCTGAGCGCTGTCATTCGCTTTTGGCCTGTGGCTGA
- a CDS encoding iron-containing alcohol dehydrogenase family protein — translation MVRSISSHAIAPANVLRGDGAWDEALPQIASLCTRPLVLGRSVSTEAHRQRLVTDLKSHGLSPLQDQLHFDCCEQDLQRLASGLGGCDAVLAAGGGKVLDAGKLLAHRLELPCITVPLSASTCAGWTALANVYSSKGAFERDVALGRCPDLLVFDHGLVRQAPPRTLASGVADALAKWYEASVSSGDSTDGLVQQAVQMARVLRDQLLIDSPKALEDAGSAAWVRTAEACALTAGVMGGLGGARCRTVAAHAVHNGLTQLEACHPILHGEKVGFGILVQLRLEERLGGNRLAAQAHRQLLPLLQQLRLPVCLDDLGLAEASLSQLQEVCRFACREGSDLHHLPFSVTPGALLEALVGAAELSPISL, via the coding sequence ATGGTTCGATCCATCTCGTCCCACGCCATCGCCCCCGCCAACGTGTTGCGGGGGGATGGAGCTTGGGATGAGGCCTTGCCTCAGATCGCATCCCTCTGTACCCGTCCCCTGGTGCTCGGCCGCAGTGTTTCCACTGAGGCCCACCGTCAGCGTCTTGTCACTGATCTGAAATCCCACGGGCTCAGTCCCCTGCAGGATCAGCTTCATTTCGATTGCTGTGAGCAGGATCTCCAACGTCTGGCGTCGGGATTAGGAGGCTGTGATGCCGTCCTGGCGGCTGGAGGTGGCAAGGTTCTCGATGCCGGCAAGCTCCTCGCCCATCGTCTTGAGCTGCCATGCATCACCGTTCCCCTGAGTGCCTCCACCTGTGCTGGATGGACAGCTCTGGCCAACGTTTACTCATCGAAGGGTGCATTCGAGAGGGATGTGGCCCTGGGTCGATGCCCTGACCTTCTTGTCTTTGATCACGGCTTAGTGCGCCAGGCCCCTCCTCGCACCCTCGCCAGCGGTGTTGCTGATGCCTTGGCCAAGTGGTACGAAGCTTCTGTGAGCAGCGGCGACAGCACCGATGGACTGGTGCAGCAGGCCGTGCAGATGGCCCGGGTGCTTCGGGATCAGCTGTTGATCGACAGCCCCAAGGCGCTGGAGGATGCAGGGAGTGCCGCCTGGGTGCGCACCGCAGAAGCCTGTGCTCTCACCGCCGGGGTGATGGGCGGGCTTGGGGGTGCCCGTTGCCGCACCGTCGCAGCCCATGCCGTCCACAACGGACTCACCCAATTGGAGGCATGCCACCCAATTCTCCATGGGGAGAAAGTGGGCTTTGGCATCCTGGTGCAGCTTCGCTTGGAAGAACGCCTTGGTGGAAATCGCCTTGCAGCACAGGCGCACCGTCAGCTTTTGCCGCTGCTTCAACAGCTTCGCCTGCCGGTGTGTCTAGATGATTTGGGCCTGGCGGAAGCCAGCCTCAGTCAGTTGCAGGAGGTGTGTCGCTTTGCCTGCCGCGAAGGCTCTGATTTGCATCACCTGCCCTTCTCTGTCACGCCTGGTGCTTTGCTGGAAGCCCTTGTCGGTGCAGCTGAGCTCAGCCCCATCAGCCTTTGA
- a CDS encoding ATP-dependent Clp protease ATP-binding subunit, whose translation MFERFTEKAIKVIMLAQEEARRLGHNFVGTEQILLGLIGEGTGVAAKVLKSMGVNLKDARVEVEKIIGRGSGFVAVEIPFTPRAKRVLELSLEEARQLGHNYIGTEHLLLGLIREGEGVAARVLENLGVDLAKVRTQVIRMLGETAEVSAGGGGGGGKGSTKTPTLDEFGNNLTQLATEAKLDPVVGRHNEIDRVIQILGRRTKNNPVLIGEPGVGKTAIAEGLAQRIQQGDIPDILEDKRVLTLDIGLLVAGTKYRGEFEERLKKIMEEIKSAGNVILVIDEVHTLIGAGAAEGAIDAANILKPALARGELQCIGATTLDEYRKHIERDAALERRFQPVNVGEPSIDDTIEILRGLRERYEQHHRLKITDEALVAAATLGDRYISDRFLPDKAIDLIDEAGSRVRLLNSKLPPAAKEVDKELRSVQKEKEDAVRDQDFTKAGELREKEVELREQIRSLLQANKDEVKPNATPESGEAVASEAVASDSSPMVNEEDIAQIVASWTGVPVQKLTESESVKLLNMEETLHQRLIGQDEAVKAVSKAIRRARVGLKNPNRPIASFIFSGPTGVGKTELTKALATYFFGSEEAMIRLDMSEFMERHTVSKLIGSPPGYVGFNEGGQLTEAVRRRPYTVVLFDEIEKAHPDVFNLLLQLLEDGRLTDSKGRTVDFKNTLIIMTSNIGSKVIEKGGGGLGFEFSGESAEESQYTRIRSLVNEELKQYFRPEFLNRLDEIIVFRQLNREEVKEIAEIMLKEVFGRMGEKGITLTVSDAFKERLVEEGYNPAYGARPLRRAVMRLLEDSLAEEVLSGRIKDGDHAEVDVDENKKVVVRHKGQVNAEPQLAGASL comes from the coding sequence ATGTTCGAACGTTTCACCGAGAAGGCCATCAAAGTGATCATGCTGGCCCAGGAAGAGGCTCGCAGGCTTGGCCACAACTTTGTTGGAACCGAACAGATTCTCCTCGGCCTAATTGGCGAAGGTACAGGTGTTGCCGCCAAAGTCCTTAAGTCCATGGGGGTCAACCTCAAGGATGCCCGAGTGGAGGTTGAAAAGATCATCGGGCGTGGGTCGGGCTTTGTTGCCGTTGAAATTCCTTTCACACCACGTGCCAAGCGTGTTCTTGAGCTTTCCCTGGAGGAGGCCCGCCAACTCGGTCACAACTACATCGGAACAGAGCATCTGCTGCTCGGCCTGATTCGGGAAGGCGAAGGTGTAGCTGCTCGAGTGCTTGAGAACCTTGGTGTTGACCTGGCCAAGGTGCGCACCCAGGTCATCCGCATGTTGGGTGAAACCGCCGAAGTGTCCGCCGGTGGCGGTGGCGGCGGCGGAAAGGGATCCACCAAAACTCCCACCCTGGATGAGTTCGGCAACAACCTCACCCAGCTCGCCACGGAAGCGAAACTCGACCCCGTTGTGGGTCGTCACAACGAAATCGATCGCGTCATCCAAATTCTCGGTCGCCGAACCAAGAACAATCCTGTTCTGATCGGTGAGCCCGGCGTTGGAAAGACCGCTATCGCTGAGGGCCTTGCCCAGCGCATCCAGCAGGGCGACATCCCCGACATTCTTGAAGACAAGCGCGTTCTGACCCTCGACATTGGTCTGCTTGTTGCAGGCACCAAATACCGGGGTGAGTTCGAGGAACGCCTCAAGAAAATCATGGAGGAGATCAAGTCGGCCGGGAACGTGATCCTGGTGATCGACGAGGTTCACACCCTGATCGGTGCAGGTGCCGCCGAGGGTGCCATTGATGCAGCGAACATTCTCAAGCCGGCCCTAGCCCGGGGTGAGCTCCAATGCATCGGCGCCACCACCCTTGATGAGTACCGCAAGCACATCGAACGGGATGCTGCGCTGGAACGGCGTTTCCAGCCCGTCAATGTCGGTGAGCCGTCCATCGACGACACCATCGAGATCCTGCGCGGTCTTCGCGAGCGTTACGAGCAGCATCACCGCCTCAAGATCACAGACGAAGCACTTGTGGCGGCGGCAACCCTTGGTGATCGCTACATCTCGGATCGCTTCCTGCCTGATAAGGCCATCGACTTGATCGATGAAGCAGGTTCCCGGGTGCGCCTGCTGAATTCGAAGTTGCCTCCCGCCGCGAAAGAGGTCGACAAGGAGCTCCGTTCTGTTCAGAAAGAAAAGGAGGACGCCGTTCGCGATCAGGATTTCACCAAGGCTGGTGAGCTGCGTGAGAAGGAAGTGGAGCTGCGCGAGCAGATCCGTTCCCTGCTCCAGGCCAATAAAGACGAGGTCAAGCCCAATGCCACCCCTGAATCCGGTGAAGCCGTTGCGTCTGAAGCCGTTGCCTCAGACAGCTCTCCGATGGTGAATGAGGAGGACATCGCCCAGATCGTTGCCTCATGGACTGGTGTTCCGGTTCAGAAGCTCACCGAAAGCGAGTCGGTCAAGCTGCTCAACATGGAGGAGACCCTCCATCAGCGTCTGATTGGTCAGGACGAGGCGGTGAAGGCCGTGTCCAAGGCCATCCGCCGGGCCCGTGTTGGGTTGAAGAACCCCAACCGGCCGATCGCCAGCTTCATTTTCTCCGGACCCACCGGTGTCGGTAAAACCGAGCTCACCAAAGCTCTGGCTACCTATTTCTTCGGCAGTGAAGAGGCCATGATCCGCCTCGACATGTCGGAGTTCATGGAGCGCCACACGGTCAGCAAGCTGATTGGCTCGCCTCCGGGTTACGTGGGCTTCAACGAAGGCGGGCAGCTCACCGAGGCCGTGCGTCGTCGCCCCTACACCGTTGTGCTCTTCGATGAAATCGAAAAAGCGCACCCTGATGTGTTCAACCTCCTGCTGCAACTCCTGGAAGATGGTCGCCTGACCGATTCCAAGGGCCGCACGGTCGACTTCAAGAACACCCTGATCATCATGACGTCGAACATTGGTTCGAAGGTGATCGAGAAGGGAGGCGGTGGCCTCGGCTTTGAGTTCTCCGGGGAAAGCGCTGAAGAATCTCAGTACACCCGGATTCGTTCCTTGGTGAACGAGGAGCTCAAGCAGTACTTCCGTCCTGAATTCCTTAACCGTCTCGACGAGATCATTGTCTTCCGTCAGCTCAACCGCGAGGAGGTCAAGGAAATCGCCGAGATCATGCTCAAAGAAGTCTTTGGTCGCATGGGCGAAAAGGGCATCACCCTCACCGTGTCCGATGCCTTCAAGGAACGCCTTGTGGAGGAGGGATACAACCCCGCCTATGGCGCACGTCCTCTGCGTCGTGCCGTCATGCGTCTTCTCGAAGATTCCCTCGCTGAAGAGGTGCTGTCGGGACGGATCAAGGACGGCGATCATGCCGAGGTTGATGTCGACGAGAACAAGAAGGTTGTGGTTCGCCACAAAGGTCAGGTGAATGCGGAACCGCAACTGGCAGGTGCAAGCCTCTGA
- a CDS encoding GNAT family N-acetyltransferase, which translates to MAASKGNLGIDPALGGSTPQILRLDPSWQQACLALDQRALNGLWTAEQWRRELDDPRRLCIGLVVSEALLGLACGWLVADELHITAVAVDPAGRRHGHGGSLLRALLQRARQAGAEHATLEVASDNVAALALYARNGFRTAGTRFGYYSDGRDALIQWCRIQLPPPPTSVDR; encoded by the coding sequence GTGGCGGCGTCGAAGGGCAATCTAGGAATCGACCCTGCGCTGGGTGGATCAACCCCGCAGATCCTGCGTCTTGACCCCTCATGGCAGCAAGCCTGTCTTGCTCTGGATCAGCGCGCTCTCAATGGGTTGTGGACTGCTGAGCAATGGCGGCGAGAGCTGGACGACCCCAGGCGCCTTTGCATCGGTCTTGTTGTGTCCGAAGCACTGCTGGGGCTGGCCTGTGGCTGGCTGGTGGCTGATGAACTCCACATCACAGCAGTGGCTGTGGATCCGGCAGGGCGCCGCCACGGCCATGGAGGTTCGCTTTTGCGAGCACTGTTGCAACGGGCACGACAGGCCGGTGCCGAGCACGCAACCCTCGAAGTTGCCAGCGACAATGTCGCCGCTCTGGCGCTCTACGCCAGAAACGGTTTCCGTACCGCAGGCACCCGTTTCGGGTACTACTCCGATGGTCGTGATGCCCTCATTCAGTGGTGTCGCATCCAGTTACCGCCGCCGCCAACGTCGGTGGATCGTTGA